Proteins found in one Nocardia brasiliensis ATCC 700358 genomic segment:
- a CDS encoding MspA family porin has translation MASNVKSAVRAVAGTVMACASVATFAPSAGAEVLSMPPHEKTYVAPGDSAMKFTVGSREEKIHRIPPLNFMGTTREALVSTIAYGKLDGATAGKLRMGYHVGCAVTIGAGTLGATPDVIIAQNPAFNPNPVATLNISPGEVGEIAIAEKEMIPGKLIQLSVRDFHIKVNSCTGPVTLRQYAYVDSKSPEVDDSGAVFGDPTWL, from the coding sequence ATGGCGTCGAACGTGAAAAGTGCTGTCCGGGCCGTGGCCGGAACGGTCATGGCCTGTGCGTCCGTGGCGACCTTCGCGCCATCGGCGGGCGCCGAGGTGCTGAGCATGCCGCCGCACGAGAAGACCTACGTCGCGCCCGGTGATTCCGCGATGAAGTTCACCGTGGGCAGCAGGGAAGAGAAGATCCACCGGATTCCGCCGCTGAACTTCATGGGCACCACCCGTGAGGCGCTCGTCAGCACCATCGCCTACGGCAAGCTCGACGGCGCGACCGCGGGCAAACTCCGGATGGGCTACCACGTGGGTTGCGCGGTGACGATCGGCGCGGGCACGCTCGGCGCGACGCCCGACGTGATCATCGCCCAGAACCCCGCGTTCAACCCGAACCCGGTCGCCACGCTGAACATCAGCCCGGGCGAGGTCGGCGAGATCGCGATCGCGGAGAAGGAGATGATCCCCGGCAAGCTGATCCAGCTCAGCGTCCGGGACTTCCACATCAAGGTGAACTCCTGCACCGGGCCGGTCACCCTGCGCCAGTACGCCTACGTGGATTCCAAGTCGCCCGAGGTCGATGATTCCGGGGCCGTCTTCGGCGATCCCACCTGGCTCTGA